The nucleotide window TTCAATTTTCTAAGCCGCTTCAAACATTAAAAGGCGATATTATGACGAACATGATGGAAACATTACCGCTTGAAAATCGCTATACGTATATTCATGACGGCAATGCTCAAGTGTTAGATCATATTTTAGTAACGAACAATGCGGCGTTATATACAAAGGTGCAGCCTGTTCATATCAATGCTGAGTTTATGCATGAGCATGGTAAGGTTAGCGATCATGATCCGGTTGTGGCGCAAATCGATTTGAAAAAGGTACGCAAGGCATCCTAAAGTAAATCCCTGTCCTAGGACAGGGATTTTTTCATCGTTTCATATGCATGCAGCGCACGTGCACGAGCAGCAGTATGGTCTACAATAGGGTAAGGATATGTTATACCGAGGATTACATTCGCTTCGTGCAGAACGGTTTTTGGTGCGACCCAAGGCCTATGAATATATTTGTTGGGTAAAGAGCGAAGTTCAGGAACCCATCTTCGCACGTATTCCCCTGTACCATCAAATTTCTCACCCTGTGTTACAGGATTGAAAATGCGGAAATACGGTGCAGCATCAGCTCCGCTACCTGCCACCCATTGCCATCCCATTGTATTATTAGCTAAGTCAGCATCAACCAGAGTGTCCCAAAACCAAGCAGCACCTTTCTGCCACGGAAGTAAAAGATGCTTAACTAAAAACGAAGAAACGACCATGCGTACGCGATTATGCATAAATCCAGTGGCCCAGAGTTCTCGCATCCCTGCGTCAACAAGTGGATATCCCGTTCGTCCTTTTGACCAAGCTTCGAAAGAATCTTCATCGTCACACCAAGGGAAATATTGGAAGCTTCCGTTAAGAGGCTCTGTTACAGTATGCGGGAAATGATGTAACAAATGATAAGCGAATTCTCGCCAAATGAGCTGACGTATAAATGCATGTCCTTCTTGTTTTGACGCAATATAATGATAGGCTGCTCGAGGGGAAAGTTGGCCGAATGCCAAATAAGGTGAAATGGCAGAATGAAGTGCATGAGCAGGGAAATCACGACCATTTTCATAATCGGAAATTTTATGTGATGCAAATGTTCGCAATTTAGCGTAAGCAGCACGTTCAGTAGGCTCCCAATTTTTTGCGATATCATCTATCCAGTTTACTTTCGGCAACAATTGCAAATCTTCAATCTCTAGAGTGTCATCATAAGAGAAAGCTGTTAGTTTTGGAATTGGGAAGGGTTCAGGTACATTCTGTGTCAAAAATGTTTTATAGTACGGTGTAAAAACTTTATAAGGCTCTCCATTT belongs to Ectobacillus sp. JY-23 and includes:
- a CDS encoding deoxyribodipyrimidine photo-lyase; protein product: MKQRIIVWFRKDFRLYDNPALYQAAAVGKVLPVYIYDEEYEGGWRAGGASKWWLHSALYDIKERLAKLNIPFIIQKGNSLTILRKIIRDTNADALYLNTRHEPHAYQQDQEILTQLKQEEIACRTFESHLLLPPNTVRKTNGEPYKVFTPYYKTFLTQNVPEPFPIPKLTAFSYDDTLEIEDLQLLPKVNWIDDIAKNWEPTERAAYAKLRTFASHKISDYENGRDFPAHALHSAISPYLAFGQLSPRAAYHYIASKQEGHAFIRQLIWREFAYHLLHHFPHTVTEPLNGSFQYFPWCDDEDSFEAWSKGRTGYPLVDAGMRELWATGFMHNRVRMVVSSFLVKHLLLPWQKGAAWFWDTLVDADLANNTMGWQWVAGSGADAAPYFRIFNPVTQGEKFDGTGEYVRRWVPELRSLPNKYIHRPWVAPKTVLHEANVILGITYPYPIVDHTAARARALHAYETMKKSLS